The following coding sequences lie in one Zingiber officinale cultivar Zhangliang chromosome 2B, Zo_v1.1, whole genome shotgun sequence genomic window:
- the LOC122047347 gene encoding phosphatidylinositol transfer protein 3-like, whose translation MFTNHRHMDFTSIASLSIYISLCPTVVDLNLNQVTIMFRRKHNSQEQQGNQAVQEQKVKDLRAVIGPLSGRSSLFCNNACLRRYLEARNWNVDKSKKMLEETLKWRATFKPEEIRWHQVATEGETGKAYRADFHDREGRTVIVMRPAKQNTSSHEDQLRYLVYLLEDVIINLPDGQEQMIWLIDFTGWSLANSVPIKTTRETAHVLQSHYPERLAVAFLYDPPRIFESLWKIIKYFLDPKTFQKVKFVYPKNEESVTLMAKNFDLKMLPEEFGGKNIAQYVHEEFTKLTAEDDIKMAALWGLDEKSLLGHHPMHGNSASGVAPAPGHFTAQAS comes from the exons TGGTGGACCTAAATTTGAATCAAGTCACAATCATGTTCAGAAGGAAGCATAATTCTCAAGAGCAACAGGGTAATCAGGCTGTACAAGAACAGAAG GTTAAAGATCTCAGAGCAGTCATCGGACCCTTATCCGGCCGTAGTTCATTGTTCTGCAACAACGCATGTCTGAGGAGATACTTGGAAGCTCGGAACTGGAATGTCGATAAGTCAaagaaaatgttagaagagacACTCAAGTGGAGAGCGACTTTCAAACCTGAGGAAATTCGTTGG CACCAAGTTGCCACTGAAGGCGAAACCGGGAAAGCCTACAGGGCAGATTTCCATGACCGAGAAGGGAGAACTGTTATTGTGATGAGACCGGCAAAGCAG AACACATCATCACATGAGGATCAACTCAGATATTTAGTGTATTTACTAGAGGATG TAATCATCAACTTACCCGATGGGCAAGAGCAAATGATATGGCTTATAGACTTTACAGGATGGTCACTGGCCAATTCTGTCCCGATCAAGACCACTCGAGAAACTGCCCACGTTTTGCAGAGTCACTATCCTGAGAGGCTTGCAGTTGCATTCCTATACGACCCTCCAAGAATTTTTGAATCGCTTTGGAAG ATAATCAAATACTTCTTGGATCCGAAAACATTTCAGAAGGTGAAGTTTGTGTACCCCAAGAATGAGGAGAGCGTGACACTCATGGCGAAGAACTTTGATCTCAAGATGCTACCTGAGGAATTTGGAGGGAAGAACATAGCTCAATATGTCCACGAGGAGTTCACTAAGCTGACGGCAGAAGATGATATTAAGATGGCCGCTCTTTGGGGGTTAGATGAGAAGAGTTTGCTTGGCCATCATCCAATGCATGGGAATTCGGCATCAGGGGTTGCACCGGCGCCTGGGCATTTCACAGCACAAGCAAGTTGA